The following DNA comes from Kiritimatiellales bacterium.
ATCCGGGTGTGGCAACAGGAACTGCAAAATCCGGTGGCAATGCGTATTGTATTGCAACCACAGTCGGCGCGCATTTAATGCAGGTGGTTGATCCGACATGGATTGCGCCGGACAAGTACGATTACTCGCAGATTAACGAATATGTAAATATGGTTCTGGCAGGCAATACAAACGCCTGGTTGATTATGCGGGTGAACATCAACCTGCCGTATTTCTGGTATCAGGAACACAAAGAGGATCAGGCGCTGATGCAGACGGATTCCGGCTTGCTTCCCTGGCAGGAAAACGGATGTCCCACAATCTCAATTGCATCCGAGCCGTGGCAGAAAGATTCTCAGCAAGCGCTGATAAAACTCATGGAGTATGTGGAACAGCAACCATGGGCGGACAGGGTGATCGGTTTTTGGACTTCTGGTGCGGTGACAGAAGAGTGGTTTGCTTACGGTTGCAACGATGGCTATTACGGCGACTACAGCCCGGTGAATCAGCGGGAATTCAAAAAATGGCTGGAAGCAAATAATTTTCCGGTGAAAGAAGGCGATAATATGCCTGAACGGGATGCACGCCGAATCGGTGGAAAGCTGCTTTTTGAGGATAACGCCCAGAGTGCGCTTTATCATCAGTACGCGGCAGAAAAAACTGCGGATGTTGTAGAAATGATAGTGAAAACCGTTAAGGATCAAAGCAAAGGAAAAGTGCTTGCCGGAATTCATTATGGATATCTGATTCAGTTTGCCGGAACAGAACGGCAAGTAACAAGCGCAACGCTGCCGGTGACGGGACGGTTGTTTCGCAATGAAAATGTTGATTTCTGTGCCGGTGTGGCGCTACTGGACTGGCGGAGATTAAACGGTTATGACACATATGTTACGCCGGTTGATTCCGTGCTGTCGCACGGAAAGCTATACATGGTCAGTGATGACACATTTTCATACATGCATCCCCGCCATTGGCATTTTATTTATGAAAGCAAAAATCCGCACAGAGGGTTGGTCAACATGCATCGGCGGGTTGTTGCCAATGCTGCCGTACACGGAATAAAAGGAATGCTATTTGGACTTCAGCCGACCTGGCATGGTGGTGAGGCTTTCCATAAGGAATATTCAAAAGAAATCGAAGTGTATCAAAAAACATATGATCTCAACCGTGAATCAACTGAAGAAATCGCATTCATTATTGATGATGTCAGTATGGCATGGGTTCCGGCCGGTTCAGCGCACCTTAGAGCGGATATCAAAAGCTCGCTTTATAATCTCGGAAAAAGCGGGGCGCCAGTCAGTTTATGGCTGCTTTCAGATATCGACCGTTTGCCGGAGCAGACAAAACTGATCGTGATTTCTTTTGCCGATGCCCCGAACAAAGAAGATCTGGCGAAACTGAAAAACGTCATTCAAAAAGGTGGTCGCACCGTGGTTGTCATTGGATATCCGGGACTGATTGATGTTGAAAAAGCCAAGTGGGATGAAAAAACACCGGCGGAAGTTTTAGGATTGCCGCTGTTGATTGATGACGGTGTATATGATGCGGAACGCCCTGAGCCGTGGCAGCGCATGACATTTAAGCCGTGGACATCACTGGAACGTCCTTTGGCCAATAATGGGCATTTGATTTGGATGGATGCTCCTCCGATGACACCGTCAATCTGGCGTCAATTTGTGGAGCGTTCCGGCGCGCATTGCTATGCCCCGCAAGGATTCTTCGTTCATTCCGCGAAAGAACTGGTCAGCATTACTTCTCCGGAAAATACAACTGCAGAAATCGTCTGGCCGGAAACCGTAAAAGTAGAGGACATGTTCGAAGAGTGGAAAGGCGAAGGCCAGATTATGAAAATTCCGTTCGAATACGGCCAGACCCGCCTGTTTAAAGTGGAGAAGAAATAACTCGTCAAAAAAATACTCCGTACCGGTACGGTGCGGGGTAAGGCATTAAAATAAAAAGGAGTAGGAGAATGCAAAACCGGAAAAACAAAAACACATTATCTAATATAACAATTCTGATTATCGGAATCATGATCATGGGCGGTGCGCTGTCCGCTGCAACAGTTGCTAACTTCACCGAAGGCTTTGGCACATCGTCGTGGGATCAATATACCGGAAAAGCCGGCGGCGGCTGGCAATCGGCATGGGTTATTTCCGGCGAAGGACTTTTTGGGCAGATAGTAAGTTCCTCAGAACTGGATCGCGGCGGGAACTATCTCAACGGTTCAATGAATGTTAAAGAAGGAGTAAAAGAAGCTTTCTTCGCCCGTGAATGGGACACTTCAGCACTCAAAGAAACCGGAATAGTTAAAATTAGCTGGAAGTGGCGGATGGACAGCAGAAGTTTCGGTCATGGAGACAGAATTTGTTTTCAGGAAGGCACCAGCAGCCGCAGTACATTTAATATTTTTGCATACGGAACACCTGTTAACAATACAGCGCCACGTCAATTCATGTTTTTTGACGGAGATAAAAAAGGCAATTTTGATAACAGCCAGATGGTTGATTCCGGTATGACGATGATACCGGGTACGGTTTACACATTCACTGTAACGTTGAATCAAAGAACAAAAACGTGGACTGCGGCGATTTCCGACGGGAAGAAAACGGTGGAATCCCAACCGCTTGGTTTTCGTTCAGGCAGAGATATTTCCGGCGAATTGCGTATCGGAATGCAGGCAAAAGCCAAGATTATTAATTTTTCTGTTGATGCAATTTCAATTGATTAGACAGAACAGTGCGCCGGAAAAGGCGCGGATGGCATTTGTGTAAAACAAGTTGCAAGTGCCATCCAAAAAAATGCGGCGGCAGGTGCTGCCGTTAGTAGAGGAGAAGGAAACCTGAGAAAAGGAGAGGAGTAGAAAGATGAGAATGCAGAGAAGTAATAATGTATTAGTTCGTATTGCAATGTTAATGGTAGTATTTGCCATGGCAGGCGGTTCATTGTTCGCTTCAGTAGTGGACAATTTTAATGCGTATCCCGGTAGCGCCGGCAATGGCTGGAGTGGAGAGTGGACAGCATCAGCAGGAAGTATAAGCGGATCCGTTGCGAGTTCATCTGAATTGAACGGCAACGGAAGTTATCTGCGCGGTACAATGGAGCCAACTGGTACTCAGGAAGCGTTTTTAAGCCGGACATGGGATAACGCTGCTGTTAATAAATCAGGTACGATTACGATCAGTTGGGACTGGAGACTGGATGCCGCTCTCACCAGCGATACCAGAATTCAGTTTAATGAAGGTGGTGCGGCCAATTCTTCGTTTATTATTGTTGCGTATGGACCATCAGTAGGAGGAGGGCTTCCTGGAAATGAATTTATGTTCTATAACGGGACACAAAATAGTGCATGGAATAATGCGAACCTTACCAATTCCGGTATGCAGATCGTCGCAGGAACCGTTTATACGTTTACGGTGAATCTTGATCCGTCTACTAAAACCTGGACCGCAACAATTTTTAACGGAACAGATTCCGTAACGTCTGGAACACTTGGATTCAGAGGTGATGTTTCTACTGTTTTAGGGACGCTTAATTTTGGGGCACAGGCAAGAAATACCCATAAGTATGAATTTTCTATGGACAATCTTACCGTCGCCATTCCGGAACCGGCCAGCATAGGGCTGTTTCTGATATCCGGCGGTTTTATTTTTCTGATGCGTCATGTGCGATAAATAACTTGGTTATCATATCACTTCGGGCGCAGCAGTGCGCCCGTTTTTTTTTGAAAGATCATTCATGAATCATGAGAACATTGAATTATCCGCTTTTTTAACGCCGCCGCTGGAATACCGTCCTGTTCCGTTCTGGAGTTGGAATGAAGAGATGCAGCCTGACGAGGTCAGACGGCAGATTAAGGAAATTAAATCCGCAGGTTGGGGTGGAGCATTTGTTCACAGTCGAATAGGATTAACCACACCGTATCTCGGTTCGGAATGGTTTTCGGCGGTGGATGCGGCGGTGGATGCCTGCGCTACGGAAAATCTGAAAATATGGTTGTATGATGAAGATAAGTGGCCCAGTGGTTTTAGCGGTGGAACGGTGCCGTTGGCAAACGATGATTTCCGGATGAAGGTTTTAGTTGGCAGGCCGGAAGGACGTGTACTGCCGAATGCCGAACCTTATTGCGCGCCATCGAACGGATTACAGATCTGGTTATGGACTGCGCCGTTCGGTCAGGATTGTTTTAACGGAACGTCTTATATTGATACCGGAAACGCTGCCGCTGTTCGTAAATTTATTGATGATGCGTATGAAACATATTACCGGCGATATGCGGATGAATATGGGACGCGGATTACCGCTGAATTTACAGACGAACCCTGCATGACGTTTCGCATCGGGGTTCCGTTCGGTGCAGTGCCTTTTTCTTCCGGTATCGAGTCCCGTTTTGAGCAGATGCACGGATATTCGTTGAAAGATAACATCTATCATCTTTTTCTAAATGAACCGGAAAGCATGCGCTTTCGGATTCATTATTACCGGACAATTAACGATCTTTTTGAAAACAACTTTTCGCGACAGATCGGAGAATGGTGTGAAAAACATAGAATTTCATTTACCGGTCATTATATGAATGAACACGGAGTTTTTGCACAGCAGAACTGGGGTGTAAAAATCATGCCGAATTACCGGCATCAACAGATTCCGGGGGTCGATATTCTGCGCCGCCGGATTGATGATCGGATAACAGCCAAGCAGTGCCAGAGTGTTGTTAATCAGTATGAAAAAAAGCGGATGCTTTCAGAACTCTATGGTGCTGCTGGCGGAAGCCTCAATTTTGAAGACAGGCGGTGGATTGCTTTGCAACAGATTTGCCTCGGAGTTAATCTCCTAAATCCGCATTTGTCACTGTACACAATGGCCGGGTGCCGCAAACGGGATTTTCCGCAAAATATTTTTTATCAGCAGCCATGGTGGTCGCTTAACTCCGTTGTCGATGAACCGTTGTCCAGACTTTGCTATATACTTTCACAGGGTAAATATGCGGCAAAACTATTGTTGCTTCATCCGCAGGAATCGTCTTTTGCCCTTTGGCAGGCATTGACGAACGCTCCGCAAAATAAACCGCTGACAACCTTTGAGAACCGGGAATTTCATTCTGTAACTTCAGAGTGCCGGGAAAAAATCCAATCCATTGATTCCGGTTTTCTTGCGTTGATTGATACCTTACTGGGAGCTCAGTTAACATTTGATTTGGGTGATGAAACCATTTTGGCGGAAACCGCTCGTATCGTTGATCATCAAGGAAGTGTTCTGTTGCAAGTTGGAGCGTCCGCGTACGAAGCCATCCTCTTGCCGTCTATGTATACTCTTTCGTCGACAGTATTTGATTTGTTGAAAAACTTCACCTTGCGTGGCGGAAAAGTTCTGCTTTCAGGTACACCGCCGGCGTCTATTGATGGGATTGCATCACCGGAGTTAAAAAAATGGACAGGGCAGCTTCCTGTTTTGGATTTTGATAAAGCCGGTGAAGTATTAAATTCCCTGTGCCAGCCGTTCATTTCAATCGAAACTGTTTTTGGCGGCAATCAAAGCCTGTGCTGGACGCATGTCC
Coding sequences within:
- a CDS encoding PEP-CTERM sorting domain-containing protein, with the translated sequence MRMQRSNNVLVRIAMLMVVFAMAGGSLFASVVDNFNAYPGSAGNGWSGEWTASAGSISGSVASSSELNGNGSYLRGTMEPTGTQEAFLSRTWDNAAVNKSGTITISWDWRLDAALTSDTRIQFNEGGAANSSFIIVAYGPSVGGGLPGNEFMFYNGTQNSAWNNANLTNSGMQIVAGTVYTFTVNLDPSTKTWTATIFNGTDSVTSGTLGFRGDVSTVLGTLNFGAQARNTHKYEFSMDNLTVAIPEPASIGLFLISGGFIFLMRHVR